A section of the Candidatus Krumholzibacteriia bacterium genome encodes:
- a CDS encoding GDP-mannose 4,6-dehydratase: MKVLITGITGFAGSHLADYLLSEQPDAEVFGIYRWRSRQENITQLEGRVSLHECDIRDATACREVLEEIRPDRVFHLAAQSFVPTSWKAPQESLSTNILGQLNLFEAIRKADLDCRIQIAGSSEEYGLVHPGEVPIHEDQPLRPLSPYAVSKVAQDTLAYQYFQSFGMKTIRTRGFNHTGPRRPSVFVCSDFARQVVEIEMGLRDPVIRVGNLEARRDFTDVRDTVRAYWLALEKGEPGEVYNVCTGRSWSIQEILDKLLDLAGVEVRVEKDPARMRPSDVPLLEGDASRLKEATNWEPVIPFEQTLSDLLDDWRQKLALSGSALS, translated from the coding sequence ATGAAAGTCCTGATTACTGGCATTACCGGTTTTGCGGGAAGCCACCTGGCCGACTATCTTCTGTCCGAGCAGCCCGATGCCGAGGTTTTCGGCATCTACCGCTGGCGAAGCCGACAGGAGAACATCACGCAGCTGGAAGGCCGGGTGAGTCTGCACGAGTGCGACATTCGCGATGCCACCGCTTGCCGTGAGGTGCTGGAGGAAATCCGGCCCGACCGGGTCTTCCATCTGGCCGCCCAGAGTTTTGTGCCGACAAGCTGGAAGGCACCCCAGGAGAGCCTGAGTACGAATATCCTCGGGCAGTTGAATCTCTTTGAGGCGATCCGAAAGGCCGACCTGGATTGCCGGATCCAGATTGCCGGTTCCAGCGAGGAATACGGACTGGTTCATCCCGGGGAAGTTCCCATCCACGAGGACCAGCCTCTGCGTCCACTTTCTCCCTATGCCGTGAGCAAAGTGGCTCAGGACACACTGGCCTACCAGTACTTCCAGAGCTTCGGCATGAAGACCATTCGCACAAGGGGATTCAATCACACGGGGCCGAGGCGCCCTTCCGTCTTTGTCTGCAGTGATTTCGCCCGGCAGGTCGTGGAAATCGAGATGGGCCTGCGTGATCCGGTGATCCGGGTCGGCAACCTGGAAGCACGCCGGGACTTTACCGATGTAAGGGACACGGTTCGTGCCTACTGGCTTGCCCTGGAAAAGGGAGAGCCCGGCGAGGTCTACAATGTCTGCACGGGAAGGAGTTGGTCCATTCAGGAGATTCTCGACAAGTTGCTGGACTTGGCCGGTGTGGAAGTTCGCGTGGAGAAGGATCCTGCGAGAATGCGTCCGAGCGATGTCCCCCTGCTCGAAGGAGATGCCAGTAGACTGAAAGAGGCCACAAACTGGGAGCCGGTGATTCCCTTTGAACAGACGCTCTCCGATCTGCTGGATGACTGGCGACAGAAACTTGCACTGAGCGGGAGCGCTCTCTCTTGA
- a CDS encoding carboxymuconolactone decarboxylase family protein, translating to MSRIREFDEFREKMNEIILGEKNRAITRMFGVDTLSYQDGALDRKTKEMLGLSASMVLRCDDCILYHLRNCHELGVSRAELFDIFSVSLTVGGTIVVPHLRRAVAVLEELENASRD from the coding sequence ATGAGTCGCATCCGTGAATTCGATGAGTTTCGCGAGAAGATGAACGAGATCATTCTGGGAGAAAAGAACCGGGCCATCACTCGCATGTTCGGCGTGGATACCCTGAGCTACCAGGACGGGGCACTGGACCGGAAGACCAAGGAAATGCTGGGTCTTTCGGCCTCCATGGTGCTCCGTTGCGATGACTGCATCCTCTATCATCTTCGCAACTGCCATGAACTGGGAGTGAGTCGCGCGGAACTCTTCGACATATTCAGCGTTTCCCTGACCGTGGGGGGAACGATTGTGGTTCCCCATCTTCGTCGCGCGGTGGCCGTTCTGGAAGAACTGGAAAACGCTTCCCGCGATTGA